The nucleotide window GGGGAGAGGACGCGGACCGCACCTACCTCCTTCAGCTGCACCGCCTGCTCCAGGGGGCCGTGACGGTCGCGGGCAACGAGCTGCAGTCCGGAACGGATGACTCGGGCAAGAAGGCGGCCCAGGGCATCCTGGACCAGAACCGGACGGCCATGCAGCGCCTGGTGGAGCTCCTCGCCCAGAAGGGCGCCATCGGCGCGGACGGCACGCCCACCGCGCGCCCGTCCGGATTCACCGGTCCCATCAAGATCGAGGGGGGCGGCGCCGACGGAGGGAACGTGGACCGCACGCCCTCGCTGCTGCAGTCCATCCAGGCGGAGCAGTCCGCCTACGCCCGGACCAAGCCGTCGCCGTCCCCCACGCCCAGCCCCGCAGACACCGCCCGGCCCACGCCCGGCCCGTCGCCGTCCCCGTCGGCCACGGACGGCTGACCGCGCGCCCCGCCCCAGTGGCGGGGCACCTTTCCTTCCCGGTCGACGACCACATCGCCGCTGCCGGGCGTGCGCGGTTCGCGCGGCGCGGTGAAGGGTGTAGGTCAGCGCGGCGCGAGCAGGTGGGACTGCTCGGGGTGCTCATCGAACCACTGCGCCACGTACCAGCACAGCGGCACGACGCGTCGGCCGCCTGCGGCGCCCCCGCGCTCGGCGATGTCGGCCACAGCGCCTGCGGTGAGCGTGGCCGCGTGGCCCTGGCCGCGGAAGGTGGGGACCGTGAACGCACGGGTGAGGGCGACGTCCGTGCCGTTGTCGCGGTAGTCGAGGACCGCCAGGAGCGTGGTGCCGTCATGCAGCTCGTAGCGGGAGGCGTCGTCGTCGCGGGTGATGGTGGGGGAGGTGGTCATGGTCCGTGCAACACGCCGCTCCACGAGGCGTATTCCATGCCGGGATTCATGGGTGAGTGGCAGGGCATGCAGCCCCAGGCCTGGCGATCCATACGCCCGCGGGGTCGATGATGACCGCCAGGCCGAGACCGTCGACCGGGTGCCCACGCCACGCCGGTGAAAGTGCAGACCGGCGACGCCGCCGTGGGGTGGCTGGCCGGTGCCGGCGCACCCTCACAGCACGACGGCGGCCGGGGTGAGCCGGGCGGGCCGTCAGCGGGTCAGGTCCGCGAGGATCCGCTCGGCGAGGGGCTCCGAGGACTGGGGGTTCTGCCCCGTGTAGAGGTTGCGGTCCACCACCACGTGGGGGCGGTAGGGGATGGTCGTCGTGGAGACGTCGGCGCCGCGGCGCTCCAGCTCGTCCTGGAGCAGCCACGGGGCCTTGTCCGCGAGGCCGGCGTTCTTCTCCTCGGCGTTGGAGAAGCCGGTCATGGCGTAGCCGTGGAACGGCCAGTCCGCCCCCTCACCGGGGGCGGCGAGCATGGCGGCGGGGGAGTGGCACAGCAACGCGGTCGTGCGGCCGGCGGCCATGCGTGCCCGGAGCAGCTCCCCGGACACCGGGTCCTTCGCGAGGTCTTCGAGGGGGCCGTGGCCGCCCGGGTAGAAGACGACGTCGTACGCCGCCTCGTCCACGTCCGCGAGTGCCCGCGGGTGCTCCAGGACGGGCGCGAGGCGCTCGAGGTCCTTCTTCAGCTGCGCGGTCTTCCAGGGCAGTCCGCCCATCACGCCGAGGCTGGTCCTGTCCACGGTGGGGGTGACGCCTCCGGGGGTGGCCAGGGTGATGTCCCACCCGGCCTCCGCGAAGACGTCGTGGGGAGCCACGAACTCCTCGGCCCAGAAGCCGGTGTCGTGGCGGGTGCCGTCCTTCAGGGTCCAGTGGTCGGAGGCGGAGAGGACGAAGAGCACGGAGGGCATGGCTGTCCCTTTCGGGTCGTGAGGTCAGTGCGTCCACCGTAGGTGCTCCGCGGGGCGGGGAGGCAGGTCCTGACCGCGCTGCCGGGGTCTGAGGTTCCGGCAGGCCGCGTCCCCGTCGAGCCCGATCCGAGGCCGCACCGGCCCGCTCAGGCACCAGCCCCCTTGGGGGGCGCGGAGATGTCCGTCCGCACCGCCTCTCTCCGACCCCGCCCACATCTTGTGCCCTCCGGACCCCCGACACGCCGGGCCCGGATGTGGTGGACCAGACCTTCGGGCTGTGCGTTTCCCGGGCCGCTGAACCCACCGCCTGTGGACATCTCGCACAGCCTCTCGGCGTGTCCCGCATGCCCGCGCGGATCGCCGCCGGGCGCCCGCTGTGGACAGCTCTGGGGACAGTCCCACCCGTGGAATTACATCCGTGTCACTACTACATCTAGGGATGCACGGGCTCCGACATCACTAGATGTAGTATCGATCGGGACCGGACAGAACACCTCCCGTTCGCCCGGGAGACGTCATTTCGGGCCCCTCACGGGCCCACGAGGATCGAAGGAACAGGGAAGCC belongs to Micrococcus sp. 2A and includes:
- a CDS encoding GNAT family N-acetyltransferase — encoded protein: MTTSPTITRDDDASRYELHDGTTLLAVLDYRDNGTDVALTRAFTVPTFRGQGHAATLTAGAVADIAERGGAAGGRRVVPLCWYVAQWFDEHPEQSHLLAPR
- a CDS encoding type 1 glutamine amidotransferase domain-containing protein, translating into MPSVLFVLSASDHWTLKDGTRHDTGFWAEEFVAPHDVFAEAGWDITLATPGGVTPTVDRTSLGVMGGLPWKTAQLKKDLERLAPVLEHPRALADVDEAAYDVVFYPGGHGPLEDLAKDPVSGELLRARMAAGRTTALLCHSPAAMLAAPGEGADWPFHGYAMTGFSNAEEKNAGLADKAPWLLQDELERRGADVSTTTIPYRPHVVVDRNLYTGQNPQSSEPLAERILADLTR